The following coding sequences lie in one Streptomyces venezuelae genomic window:
- a CDS encoding MFS transporter: MASQGTSQGTPQGTAPPARAGIVRIVAASLVGTTIEWYDFFLYGSAAALVFNSLFFPSSDPLVGTLLSFLTYAVGFAARPLGGVVFGHYGDRMGRKKLLVISLLMMGGATFAMGLLPTHATIGVGAPVLLTVLRLVQGFALGGEWGGAVLLVSEHGGDKSRGFWASWPQAGAPGGNLLATGVLALLAAVQSEEAFLAWGWRVPFLLSGVLVMIGLWIRISVTESPVFLEAQRKAEAAAAAGAQEKPPVVEVFRKSWREVLTAIGTRFGENISYYILTAFVLVYVTVHLDLPKSDALNAVLIGSAFHFVTIPLWGALSDRVGRRPVTIVGALGMAGWAFAFFTLIDSRSFPVIALAVTVGLLFHGAMYGPQAAFISELFDTKVRYSGASMGSQLASIIGGALAPIIAVELLKDYDSALPVALYMSAAAVVTAVTVHFARETRGRDLAADETADPAPAPAPQREGTVPLNS; the protein is encoded by the coding sequence ATGGCGTCGCAAGGAACCTCGCAAGGAACCCCGCAAGGAACCGCCCCGCCCGCCCGCGCCGGCATCGTCCGCATCGTGGCCGCGAGCCTCGTCGGCACCACCATCGAGTGGTACGACTTCTTCCTCTACGGCTCGGCCGCCGCGCTGGTCTTCAACAGCCTCTTCTTCCCGTCCAGCGACCCCCTGGTCGGCACGCTGCTCTCCTTCCTCACCTACGCGGTGGGCTTCGCGGCACGCCCCCTGGGCGGCGTCGTCTTCGGCCACTACGGCGACCGGATGGGCCGCAAGAAGCTCCTCGTCATCAGCCTGCTGATGATGGGCGGCGCCACCTTCGCGATGGGCCTCCTCCCCACCCACGCGACCATCGGCGTCGGCGCGCCCGTCCTGCTCACCGTGTTGCGCCTGGTCCAGGGCTTCGCCCTCGGCGGCGAGTGGGGCGGCGCCGTCCTCCTCGTCTCCGAGCACGGCGGCGACAAGAGCCGCGGTTTCTGGGCGTCCTGGCCGCAGGCGGGCGCCCCCGGCGGCAACCTCCTCGCCACCGGCGTCCTCGCGCTCCTCGCCGCCGTCCAGTCCGAGGAGGCCTTCCTCGCGTGGGGCTGGCGGGTGCCGTTCCTGCTCTCCGGGGTGCTCGTGATGATCGGCCTGTGGATACGGATCTCCGTGACCGAGTCGCCGGTCTTCCTGGAGGCGCAGCGCAAGGCCGAGGCGGCGGCCGCCGCGGGGGCGCAGGAGAAGCCGCCCGTTGTCGAGGTGTTCCGCAAAAGCTGGCGCGAAGTGCTCACCGCGATCGGCACCCGGTTCGGCGAGAACATCTCGTACTACATCCTCACGGCCTTCGTCCTCGTCTACGTCACCGTCCACCTCGACCTGCCGAAGAGCGACGCGCTCAACGCGGTGCTCATCGGATCCGCGTTCCACTTCGTCACGATCCCGCTGTGGGGCGCGCTCTCCGACCGCGTCGGGCGCCGCCCGGTGACCATCGTCGGCGCGCTCGGCATGGCCGGCTGGGCCTTCGCGTTCTTCACCCTCATCGACTCGCGCTCGTTCCCCGTCATCGCGCTCGCCGTCACCGTCGGGCTGCTCTTCCACGGCGCGATGTACGGACCGCAGGCCGCGTTCATCTCCGAGCTCTTCGACACCAAGGTCCGCTACTCGGGCGCGTCGATGGGCTCCCAGCTCGCCTCGATCATCGGCGGCGCGCTCGCCCCGATCATCGCCGTGGAACTCCTCAAGGACTACGACTCGGCGCTCCCCGTCGCCCTCTACATGAGCGCGGCGGCCGTCGTCACCGCCGTCACCGTGCACTTCGCCAGGGAGACGAGGGGGCGCGACCTCGCGGCGGACGAGACCGCGGACCCCGCACCGGCCCCGGCACCGCAGCGCGAGGGCACCGTCCCCCTCAACAGCTGA
- a CDS encoding GMC oxidoreductase, which produces MSPTPKRSPASDGLSRRRFVAGTSSILGAAALAGHVTSQAHARTAAPTASAPVADGAHVPALVIGSGYGGSVAALRLAEAGVDVHLIEMGKAWDTPGSDGKIFANTTSPDIRSYWLRTKTKQPISNFLGFPLDKNVPRHTGILDAEEFGGIIVYQGRGVGGGSLVNGGMAVTPRRENFGAVLPTVDAGEMYGTYYPRANAGLGVATIDPDWFETAECYQYARVGRKHAQRSGFGFVFVPDVYDWDYMEKEQAGTVPKSALAGEILYGNNHGKKSLQQTYLARAKATGRVTISPLHRVTSVTPAGGGGYTVTIDQIDTEGTTTATKSVTADKVFFAAGSVGTSKLLVKLKATGALSRLNGEIGKGWGDNGNVMCGRANHMWDATGKLQSSIPTAGIDNWAAGGAFAEVAPLPTGIETYASFYLSITKNPHRAEFTWNAAAQRAELNWQTAWKQPSIDAAKTIFDKINAKEGTIYRTDLFGTYKIWGDHLTYHPLGGAVLGKATDNYGRLQGYSGLYVIDGALIPGNTSVNPFVTITALAERNIEKIIATDL; this is translated from the coding sequence ATGAGCCCTACACCCAAGCGTAGCCCCGCTTCTGACGGCCTGTCACGTCGAAGATTTGTCGCAGGAACAAGTTCTATTCTCGGCGCCGCCGCCCTCGCGGGCCACGTCACCTCCCAGGCCCACGCCAGGACGGCCGCGCCCACCGCGTCCGCCCCCGTCGCCGACGGCGCCCATGTCCCCGCCCTCGTGATCGGCTCCGGATACGGCGGCTCCGTCGCCGCGCTGCGGCTCGCCGAGGCGGGCGTCGACGTCCACCTGATCGAGATGGGCAAGGCCTGGGACACCCCGGGATCCGACGGCAAGATCTTCGCCAACACCACCAGCCCGGACATCCGCTCCTACTGGCTCCGGACCAAGACCAAGCAGCCCATCAGCAACTTCCTGGGCTTCCCGCTCGACAAGAACGTCCCCCGCCACACCGGCATCCTGGACGCCGAGGAGTTCGGCGGCATCATCGTCTACCAGGGCCGGGGCGTCGGCGGCGGCTCACTCGTCAATGGCGGCATGGCGGTCACGCCGCGGCGCGAGAACTTCGGCGCGGTGCTGCCCACGGTCGACGCGGGCGAGATGTACGGCACCTACTACCCGCGCGCCAACGCGGGCCTGGGCGTGGCCACCATCGACCCGGACTGGTTCGAGACCGCCGAGTGCTACCAGTACGCGCGCGTCGGCCGCAAGCACGCCCAGCGCTCCGGCTTCGGGTTCGTCTTCGTGCCCGACGTCTACGACTGGGACTACATGGAGAAGGAGCAGGCCGGCACCGTCCCCAAGTCCGCGCTCGCCGGTGAGATCCTCTACGGCAACAACCACGGCAAGAAGTCCCTCCAGCAGACCTACCTCGCGCGGGCCAAGGCGACAGGACGGGTCACCATCTCGCCGCTGCACAGGGTCACTTCGGTCACCCCGGCCGGCGGTGGCGGCTACACGGTCACCATCGACCAGATCGACACCGAGGGCACCACCACCGCCACCAAGTCCGTGACGGCCGACAAGGTGTTCTTCGCCGCGGGCAGCGTCGGCACCAGCAAGCTCCTGGTCAAGCTGAAGGCCACCGGTGCGCTCTCCCGTCTCAACGGCGAGATCGGGAAGGGCTGGGGCGACAACGGGAACGTCATGTGCGGCCGCGCGAACCACATGTGGGACGCGACCGGCAAGCTCCAGTCGTCCATCCCCACCGCCGGCATCGACAACTGGGCCGCGGGCGGTGCCTTCGCGGAGGTCGCGCCCCTGCCCACCGGCATCGAGACGTACGCCTCGTTCTACCTGTCGATCACCAAGAACCCGCACCGCGCCGAGTTCACCTGGAACGCCGCGGCGCAGCGGGCCGAACTGAACTGGCAGACCGCCTGGAAGCAACCGTCGATCGACGCCGCGAAGACGATCTTCGACAAGATCAACGCGAAGGAGGGCACGATCTACCGGACCGACCTCTTCGGCACGTACAAGATCTGGGGCGACCACCTCACGTACCACCCGCTGGGCGGCGCGGTGCTCGGCAAGGCCACCGACAACTACGGGCGACTACAGGGCTATTCGGGGCTCTACGTCATCGACGGCGCCCTGATCCCCGGCAACACCAGCGTCAACCCGTTCGTCACGATCACGGCGCTCGCCGAACGCAACATCGAGAAGATCATCGCGACCGACCTGTGA
- a CDS encoding helix-turn-helix domain-containing protein, whose protein sequence is MLPTTQGAGHAEPQAGLRGLLDLLDRGAPAEEFARPAARAREAGASTEDLAVLEEATDVALRIHHTLGTHRRREAELTALFDTASDLAALRDPDAVLRAIVRRAKLLLGTDVTYLSLNDETAGDTYMRVTDGSVAAAFQQLRLGMGEGLGGLVAQTARPYVTHDYQQDPRFHHTDAIDSAVLQEGLRAILGVPLRLGSRVIGVLYAADRAAREFATEEIVLLSSLADHAAIAIDGARLLEETRAALVDLNAATETIRAHSRAMRRAEQAHDQLTDLVLRGGGADEVADGIAALLDGGALIHDADGVELARTGTDPLPPPAPAVAASRASGRAVPQDGTWVCAVLAGPELLGSIALTGRPELADTDRRLFERASIVTALLLLLRRSVAETEDRVRGELLGDLLAPSGDPAGLTGRARRLGVRLDRPHGVFVAHSESAPRPRLLAAAHRAARTHSGLAGLHHDNVVIVTPALTPGADAADIAAALGQTVGAPVTVGAAGPATGPAGLPAAHAEALRCLSALRALGHTGHGAALADLGFVGLLIGEQADLGGYVRATLGPLLDYDAERGTELVRTLEAYFGQDRSLTRAKTALHVHVNTVVQRLERVARLLGDDWNTPARTLEIQLALRLHRLTPPG, encoded by the coding sequence ATGCTTCCCACCACCCAGGGCGCGGGCCACGCCGAACCCCAGGCCGGGCTGCGCGGACTGCTCGACCTGCTCGACCGGGGCGCGCCCGCCGAGGAGTTCGCGCGCCCCGCCGCCCGCGCCCGCGAGGCCGGTGCCTCCACCGAGGATCTCGCCGTCCTTGAGGAGGCCACCGACGTCGCGCTGCGCATCCACCACACCCTCGGTACGCACCGCCGCCGCGAGGCCGAGCTCACCGCCCTGTTCGACACCGCGAGCGACCTCGCCGCACTCCGCGACCCCGACGCCGTGCTCCGCGCCATCGTGCGGCGCGCCAAACTGCTCCTCGGCACCGACGTCACGTACCTCTCGCTCAACGACGAGACCGCGGGCGACACCTACATGCGCGTGACCGACGGCAGCGTCGCGGCCGCCTTCCAGCAGCTGCGGCTCGGCATGGGCGAAGGGCTCGGCGGGCTCGTGGCCCAGACCGCCCGCCCCTACGTCACCCACGACTACCAGCAGGACCCCCGCTTCCATCACACCGACGCCATCGACAGCGCCGTCCTCCAGGAAGGGCTGCGGGCCATCCTCGGGGTGCCGCTGCGCCTCGGGTCGCGCGTCATCGGCGTGCTGTACGCCGCCGACCGCGCCGCCCGCGAATTCGCCACGGAGGAGATCGTGCTGCTCTCCTCCCTCGCCGACCACGCCGCCATAGCCATCGACGGCGCCCGCCTCCTGGAGGAGACCCGCGCCGCGCTCGTCGACCTCAACGCCGCCACCGAGACCATCCGCGCGCACAGCAGGGCCATGCGCCGCGCCGAACAGGCCCACGACCAGCTCACCGACCTCGTGCTGCGCGGCGGCGGCGCCGACGAGGTCGCCGACGGCATCGCCGCGCTCCTCGACGGCGGCGCCCTCATCCACGACGCGGACGGCGTCGAACTCGCCCGCACCGGCACCGACCCGCTGCCGCCGCCCGCACCCGCCGTCGCCGCGTCCCGCGCCAGCGGACGCGCCGTACCGCAGGACGGCACCTGGGTGTGCGCCGTCCTCGCCGGACCCGAACTCCTCGGCAGCATCGCCCTCACCGGACGCCCCGAACTCGCCGACACCGACCGGCGCCTCTTCGAGCGGGCGAGCATCGTCACGGCCCTGCTCCTGCTGCTCCGCAGGTCCGTCGCCGAGACCGAGGACCGCGTACGCGGCGAACTCCTCGGCGACCTGCTCGCCCCCTCCGGCGACCCCGCGGGACTGACCGGCCGCGCCCGCCGCCTCGGCGTCCGGCTCGACCGGCCCCACGGCGTGTTCGTCGCCCACAGCGAGAGCGCGCCCCGGCCCCGGCTGCTCGCCGCCGCCCACCGCGCCGCCCGCACCCACAGCGGCCTCGCCGGACTCCACCACGACAACGTGGTCATCGTGACCCCGGCCCTCACCCCGGGCGCCGACGCCGCCGACATCGCCGCGGCGCTCGGCCAGACCGTCGGCGCCCCGGTCACCGTCGGCGCCGCGGGCCCCGCCACCGGACCCGCCGGACTGCCCGCCGCACACGCCGAAGCCCTGCGCTGCCTCTCCGCGCTGCGCGCCCTCGGCCACACCGGACACGGCGCGGCCCTCGCCGACCTCGGCTTCGTCGGACTGCTCATCGGCGAACAGGCCGACCTCGGCGGCTACGTCAGAGCGACACTCGGCCCCCTCCTCGACTACGACGCCGAACGCGGCACGGAGCTCGTGCGCACTCTGGAGGCGTACTTCGGGCAGGACCGCAGCCTCACCAGGGCCAAGACGGCGCTGCACGTCCACGTGAACACCGTGGTGCAGCGCCTCGAACGCGTGGCGCGGCTCCTCGGCGACGACTGGAACACCCCCGCCCGCACCCTGGAGATCCAACTCGCCCTGAGACTGCATCGGTTGACGCCACCCGGGTGA
- a CDS encoding potassium channel family protein codes for MVVCGGDNVLAHRLAAELRGVYGEQVVLVVPSGGGEPSRPTGRALTTALIGRITAAVSRTTGSGIGNGNGSPHGNGHGAGEGAAADLPRTVEAPELTDDVLVDAGVPQAAALALMHDDDETNIRAALAARRLNPRLRLVMRLYNRKLGQHVEELLDQAAAVAGLATTDASVTVLSDADTAAPALAATAVAGTSKVVHADGLLLRAVERTPPAPGQVAPRGLATLALLSSTANDPAGAEGSDDAGAGAGPRLLPDDDAVAAAPGRGALVLETVSYSGSAPPPGFLAGRGVPLRELFSRRLRWSVAGFAAAVVGMAIASIVTTEDTTPLHATYLTLLDLFSINDPATEGPMSRQILQLLAGLVGLLLLPILFAAVLEALGTFRTASSLRRPPRGLSGHVVLLGLGKIGTRVLARLRELDIPVVCVEADPEARGISLARRLRVPTVIGDVTEEGVLEAAKVHRAHALLALTSADTINLEAALYARSVKPDLRVALRLYDDEFATAVYRTLRAAHPGALTRSRSVSALAAPAFAGAMMGRQILGALPVERSVLLFAALDVSLQPQLTGRKISEVFRPGAWRVVALERASDQESGLSSGLEWELDPDYVLHPEDRVVLAATRQGLAELLARRPLPAQP; via the coding sequence ATGGTCGTGTGCGGCGGTGACAACGTCCTGGCCCACCGGCTCGCCGCCGAACTCCGCGGTGTCTACGGCGAACAGGTCGTCCTCGTCGTGCCGTCCGGGGGCGGCGAGCCGAGCCGGCCGACGGGCCGGGCCCTGACGACCGCACTGATCGGCCGTATCACCGCCGCGGTGTCACGCACCACCGGAAGCGGAATCGGGAACGGGAACGGCTCCCCGCACGGGAACGGGCACGGCGCCGGCGAAGGCGCCGCCGCCGACCTGCCCCGGACCGTGGAGGCCCCCGAGCTCACCGATGACGTCCTCGTCGACGCGGGCGTCCCGCAGGCCGCCGCGCTCGCCCTCATGCATGACGACGACGAGACCAACATCCGTGCGGCGCTCGCCGCGCGGCGCCTCAACCCCCGTCTCCGCCTGGTGATGCGGCTGTACAACCGCAAGCTCGGCCAGCACGTGGAGGAGCTGCTCGACCAGGCCGCGGCGGTGGCGGGCCTGGCGACGACGGACGCCAGCGTCACCGTCCTGTCCGACGCCGACACCGCGGCGCCCGCCCTCGCGGCCACCGCGGTCGCGGGAACCAGCAAGGTCGTGCACGCCGACGGGCTGCTGCTCCGCGCCGTGGAGCGCACTCCCCCGGCGCCGGGCCAGGTGGCGCCGCGCGGCCTCGCCACCCTCGCGCTGCTCTCGTCCACCGCCAACGACCCGGCGGGCGCGGAGGGTTCGGACGACGCGGGCGCCGGCGCGGGGCCCCGGCTGCTGCCGGACGACGACGCCGTCGCCGCCGCTCCCGGCCGGGGCGCGCTGGTCCTCGAGACGGTCTCGTACTCGGGGTCCGCACCGCCGCCCGGGTTCCTCGCGGGGCGCGGCGTGCCGCTGCGCGAGCTGTTCTCGCGTCGCCTTCGCTGGTCGGTGGCGGGGTTCGCGGCGGCCGTCGTCGGCATGGCCATCGCGTCGATCGTCACCACCGAGGACACCACGCCGCTGCACGCCACGTATCTGACGCTCCTCGACCTGTTCTCGATAAACGATCCGGCGACCGAAGGCCCGATGAGCCGCCAGATCCTCCAGCTCCTCGCGGGTCTGGTCGGACTGCTGCTCCTGCCCATCCTCTTCGCCGCCGTCCTGGAGGCCCTCGGCACCTTCCGCACCGCGTCCTCGCTGCGCCGCCCGCCGCGCGGCCTCTCGGGCCACGTCGTCCTGCTCGGCCTCGGCAAGATCGGTACGCGAGTCCTCGCCCGGCTCCGCGAGCTGGACATCCCCGTGGTGTGCGTGGAGGCCGACCCGGAGGCCCGCGGCATCTCCCTGGCGCGGCGGCTGCGCGTGCCCACCGTGATCGGTGACGTGACGGAGGAAGGCGTCCTCGAGGCGGCGAAGGTGCACCGCGCACACGCGCTCCTCGCGCTGACCAGCGCGGACACGATAAACCTCGAAGCGGCCCTGTACGCACGGTCGGTGAAGCCCGACCTGCGGGTGGCGCTGCGCCTGTACGACGACGAGTTCGCGACCGCCGTCTACCGCACCCTGCGCGCCGCGCACCCCGGCGCCCTCACCCGCAGCCGCAGCGTGTCGGCGCTGGCCGCGCCCGCCTTCGCCGGAGCGATGATGGGCCGCCAGATCCTGGGCGCGCTGCCCGTCGAGCGCTCGGTGCTGCTCTTCGCGGCGCTCGACGTCTCGCTCCAGCCGCAGCTGACGGGCCGCAAGATCTCCGAGGTGTTCCGGCCGGGCGCGTGGCGCGTCGTCGCACTGGAACGCGCGTCGGACCAGGAATCGGGCCTCTCCTCGGGCCTGGAGTGGGAGCTCGACCCGGACTACGTGTTGCACCCCGAGGACCGTGTCGTCCTGGCGGCCACCCGCCAGGGCCTGGCCGAACTCCTCGCCCGCAGACCACTGCCCGCACAGCCCTGA
- a CDS encoding cytochrome b yields MSGRIERTGTTARPPRPGKGERIADWADGRLGINTLAKSQMRKIFPDHWSFMFGEICLYSFIILILTGTYLTLFFDPSMSEVTYDGVYVPLKGIQMTRAYESTVDISMEVRGGLLIRQIHHWAALVFVAGMLVHMMRVFFTGAFRKPRELNWMFGWTLLFLGIITGLTGYSLPDDMLSGTGIRFAQGAILATPVIGTYLSFFLFGGEFPGEDIIPRLYPIHILLLPGIMLGLVVVHLILVFYHKHTQFAGPGKTEKNVVGAPLLPVYIAKAGGFFFLVFGVLAIMGAVATINPVWLMGPYRPDLVSTGAQPDWYLGFSEGLIRVMPGWEINAWGHTLNLGVFIPFMLFPAILLAIGVYPFIESWVKGDRREHHIADRPRNAPVRTGLGVAWLALFGVLMVGGGNDLWVTHFHLSINGVTWFVRIGAFVVPALAFLVTHRICLGLQRKDHEKVVHGRETGTIRRLPHGEYVEIHERLPQSELYRLTAHEQPRPYELGPVVDANGVTRKVRPAERLRARLARAMYGPKAQVPKATPEEFLAVQRGEGDHH; encoded by the coding sequence ATGAGCGGACGCATCGAGCGCACCGGGACGACTGCACGACCTCCACGGCCCGGCAAAGGGGAGCGGATCGCCGACTGGGCGGACGGAAGACTCGGCATCAACACCCTGGCCAAGAGCCAGATGCGCAAGATCTTCCCCGACCACTGGTCGTTCATGTTCGGGGAGATCTGCCTCTACAGCTTCATCATCCTCATCCTGACCGGCACCTATCTGACCCTCTTCTTCGACCCGAGCATGTCCGAAGTGACGTACGACGGGGTGTACGTACCGCTCAAGGGCATCCAGATGACCCGGGCGTACGAATCCACGGTGGACATCAGCATGGAGGTGCGCGGCGGCCTCCTCATCCGGCAGATCCACCACTGGGCCGCGCTCGTCTTCGTCGCCGGGATGCTCGTGCACATGATGCGGGTGTTCTTCACCGGCGCGTTCCGCAAGCCGCGCGAACTCAACTGGATGTTCGGCTGGACGCTGCTGTTCCTCGGCATCATCACCGGCCTGACCGGCTACTCGCTCCCCGACGACATGCTCTCCGGCACCGGCATCCGCTTCGCGCAGGGCGCCATCCTCGCCACCCCCGTCATCGGGACGTACCTCTCCTTCTTCCTCTTCGGCGGGGAGTTCCCGGGCGAGGACATCATTCCGCGGCTCTACCCGATCCACATCCTGCTGCTCCCGGGCATCATGCTGGGACTCGTCGTCGTCCACCTGATCCTGGTCTTCTACCACAAGCACACCCAGTTCGCCGGGCCCGGCAAGACCGAGAAGAACGTGGTCGGGGCGCCGCTCCTGCCCGTCTACATCGCCAAGGCCGGCGGCTTCTTCTTCCTCGTCTTCGGCGTCCTCGCGATCATGGGCGCGGTCGCCACCATCAACCCGGTCTGGCTGATGGGCCCCTACCGCCCCGACCTGGTCTCCACCGGCGCCCAGCCCGACTGGTACCTGGGGTTCTCCGAGGGGCTGATCCGGGTGATGCCGGGATGGGAGATCAACGCCTGGGGTCACACGCTCAACCTGGGCGTCTTCATCCCCTTCATGCTGTTCCCGGCGATCCTCCTCGCCATCGGCGTCTACCCGTTCATCGAGTCCTGGGTCAAGGGCGACCGGCGGGAACACCACATCGCGGACCGGCCGCGCAACGCGCCCGTGCGCACCGGCCTCGGCGTCGCCTGGCTCGCGCTGTTCGGCGTCCTCATGGTCGGCGGCGGCAACGACCTGTGGGTCACCCACTTCCACCTCTCCATCAACGGCGTCACGTGGTTCGTGCGCATCGGCGCCTTCGTCGTGCCCGCCCTCGCCTTCCTCGTCACGCACCGGATCTGCCTCGGCCTGCAGCGCAAGGACCACGAGAAGGTCGTGCACGGCAGGGAGACCGGCACGATCCGACGCCTCCCGCACGGCGAGTACGTCGAGATCCACGAACGCCTCCCGCAGTCCGAGCTGTACCGCCTCACCGCCCACGAGCAGCCCCGCCCCTACGAGTTGGGTCCCGTCGTCGACGCCAACGGCGTCACCCGCAAGGTCCGCCCCGCCGAACGCCTCCGGGCCCGCCTGGCCCGCGCCATGTACGGCCCCAAGGCACAGGTCCCGAAGGCGACACCGGAAGAGTTCCTGGCGGTCCAGCGAGGGGAGGGCGATCACCACTGA
- a CDS encoding metallophosphoesterase family protein yields the protein MASENTPKLLAISDLHVAYAENRTYVETIRPQSDGDWLIVAGDVAERMADIEWALRTLAGRFAKVVWSPGNHELWTPKDDPVQLRGEERYQHIVAFCRGLGIATPEDPYPVWDGPGGPVVVAPLFLLYDYTFRPEGTHTKEQALEVAHEAGVVCTDEYFLHPDPYATRDDWSRARVKHTEELLAARPAGLPTVLINHWPLLREPTRILRYPEFALWCGTERSADWHVKYEAAAVVYGHLHIPRTTVHDGVPHIEASVGYPREWRRDFHPDPHLRQVLPVPPAKD from the coding sequence ATGGCATCCGAGAACACTCCGAAGCTGCTCGCGATCAGCGACCTGCATGTGGCGTACGCGGAGAACAGGACGTACGTCGAGACGATACGGCCGCAGTCGGACGGGGACTGGCTGATCGTGGCGGGCGACGTCGCCGAGCGCATGGCCGACATCGAGTGGGCGCTGCGCACGCTCGCCGGGCGCTTCGCCAAGGTGGTGTGGTCGCCGGGCAACCACGAACTGTGGACGCCGAAGGACGACCCGGTCCAGCTGCGCGGAGAGGAGCGGTACCAGCACATCGTCGCGTTCTGCCGCGGGTTGGGCATCGCGACGCCCGAGGACCCCTACCCCGTGTGGGACGGCCCCGGCGGCCCCGTCGTGGTCGCCCCGCTCTTCCTCCTCTACGACTACACCTTCCGGCCCGAGGGCACGCACACGAAGGAGCAGGCGCTGGAGGTCGCCCACGAGGCGGGCGTCGTCTGCACGGACGAGTACTTCCTGCACCCCGATCCGTACGCGACCCGCGACGACTGGTCCCGCGCCCGCGTCAAGCACACCGAGGAACTCCTCGCCGCGCGCCCCGCGGGTCTGCCGACCGTCCTCATCAACCACTGGCCGCTGCTGCGCGAACCCACCCGCATCCTGCGCTACCCCGAGTTCGCCCTCTGGTGCGGCACCGAACGCTCCGCCGACTGGCACGTGAAGTACGAGGCGGCCGCGGTCGTCTACGGCCACCTGCACATCCCGCGCACCACCGTGCACGACGGCGTGCCGCACATCGAGGCGTCCGTCGGCTATCCCCGCGAGTGGCGCAGGGACTTCCACCCCGACCCGCATCTGCGACAGGTTCTTCCGGTGCCGCCGGCGAAGGACTGA
- a CDS encoding TetR/AcrR family transcriptional regulator, with the protein MEYDPEVADRVRKVIADAGVTQREFARRIVMDPSKLSRSLGGTRRFTAAELARIADTGGVDAGWLLGAAGVRAEADRSAEPAARRERAVAPEGGRPLQIVRETVRLIAERGFHAVRVQDIAAACDTSTAAIHYHFPGRDDLLEAAVRWCMDEDTARRAARVADAADTADELRQLIELQIPRTPQQRWQWLVWLDLWAEAARSTAMGRLHADYYRQWRTTVADVIRRGIAEGVFRLADPEAAALRLTALIDGLATQVLASAPDAPGAGPDDMHESLIAYVDATLTAH; encoded by the coding sequence ATGGAGTACGACCCCGAGGTGGCGGACCGCGTCCGCAAAGTCATCGCCGATGCCGGAGTGACCCAGCGCGAATTCGCCCGCCGCATCGTCATGGACCCCTCCAAGCTGTCCCGGTCGCTCGGCGGCACCCGGCGCTTCACGGCGGCGGAGCTCGCCCGCATCGCGGACACCGGCGGGGTCGACGCGGGCTGGCTGCTCGGCGCCGCCGGTGTGCGTGCCGAGGCCGACCGGTCCGCGGAGCCCGCCGCGCGGCGCGAACGTGCCGTGGCGCCCGAGGGCGGCCGCCCCCTGCAGATCGTCCGCGAGACCGTCCGCCTCATCGCGGAACGCGGCTTCCACGCCGTCCGTGTCCAGGACATCGCCGCGGCCTGCGACACCAGCACCGCCGCCATCCACTACCACTTCCCGGGCCGCGACGACCTCCTCGAAGCCGCGGTGCGCTGGTGCATGGACGAGGACACGGCGCGCCGCGCGGCCCGGGTCGCGGACGCCGCCGACACCGCCGACGAACTGCGTCAGCTCATCGAGCTGCAGATCCCCCGCACCCCGCAGCAGCGCTGGCAGTGGCTCGTCTGGCTCGACCTGTGGGCGGAGGCCGCCCGCTCCACCGCCATGGGCCGGCTGCACGCCGACTACTACCGGCAGTGGCGCACCACCGTCGCCGACGTCATCCGCCGCGGCATCGCCGAAGGCGTCTTCCGGCTCGCCGACCCCGAAGCGGCCGCGCTGCGCCTGACCGCGCTGATCGACGGCCTCGCCACGCAGGTACTCGCCTCGGCACCGGACGCTCCGGGCGCGGGCCCGGACGACATGCACGAGTCCCTCATCGCCTACGTCGACGCGACGCTGACCGCGCACTGA